The window TGTAAGAACTCAATTAGTTTCATTGAttgaaattacttttttataattgatattaatcttttccaaaataaataagaaatatgcATAAAACAACGATAATAACTAACCTGCTCTGTGGTAAATTCGGGTATATAATCGCGATTGTTGTTGGAGATGCTATCCCCATTAGTAACATCATTCTCAAATGACCAATTATctgaaaatgaatcaaaattgTGGTTATTCATTAtgttaaaaacatatttgattctcattgagttatcaataaaaacatatttgttaTTTAGTGAGTTGTGCagatttagatttaattttgcTAATTCGGGCTAGCTAAATAAGGCCTATTATTAACACTaacatttagcccgtgcatttgcacgagtaataatataaaaatcgtaaaaaaaaaattacggataatattttttattttattttaaaccattttaagtttatgggtgggtcaacccataatccgacccaatatccatttacttaacatcattatatattagttagttaaaaagttaaacttatattaatattaaaacgtcccgcgtttatcaaatttggtgttgaattaaaaatataaaatctttgcagcctagttggttaaagagttgtacttgttttttaggttgcaagttcgaaacatacctctagcatttttaattttatttttaaccattttaaatttaaaaacggatcaacccacaatccgacccaaatatccaaattaaccacagctctcgacccggcaatccgaacactttaaaaattaaccatcattatatatatatagattcgattaattattaatatataatattttaaagactttatcttagataattttatttataaaaaaaattgaatctttcaattatttaattatttttttataagtattttaatatatatatatatatataattaatataataaaatatttaatatttatattttattaaattagaatacacttcaatattttatatattttaaaccattataatataataataataatttatatttttaattaaataaataatgcaaaaaatatatattaaaaattaattaattaaatatatttaataataaatttttttaataattaaataaaataaattaaaaaaaaaattaatttataaaagtgataaagataaataaataatttttaaggtgaaagaaaaatagtcaaacaattcatttattttgtaatccTAACAAATGCTTgcaattttgaaaatatatgcTAGAATGTGTGTAATTGAAGAAGCATGTTGCTTGCAAACCCGTACTCTAcccaataataatatatatatatatatatatatattatatttctattttattattaatattaatttttatatataagctAAAtcttttgtaatattataataaatattaaattttattttatttattaaatataaatatattattattatgaaattagtaattaaaaatatatagatacatattataacaaatttgtaatttattcaaaCCTCTAAAATTTATTAGCTTACCATTTTCTTTGCTAAAAcaattaagtataaataaagtttattaGAATGTTGTCATGCAAAATCTTCTTAAATGATACGACACATGTGTTGGGTACATTGAATGAAAtagtataaatttaataaagagttaactaaatttaattttaaaattaaataatactgGTTAGATTTAccgaatatattatttattattcacacAAACATATACATAATGACGGTTTGCTTTGCCACGTGTACAAGAGttgtagaaaataaataaataattaattaggttttttatgattattatcTAGAGTCATCGAGTGGCGGAACCCCTCCTCCTCCGCATCCCTAAGGCGCCGCGGAAATCTCCTATCTTGCCGTCGCCGGTCGCCGGTCGCTCCGTCTTCAGCCGGAGAGCGTCTTCTGTAATTTACAAGCGTATGTTTCCTTCTATGCGACTAtgattatttctttcttttgcttTTTTTGGAGATGGAAGTTCGTAAAATTCATATCAATTGATTTTTGGTCCAAATAAGGAATTCGTTTTGTATCGTTCTTCGTTAAGTATATTGGTTCAGAATCGGAAAATCCGTCCAATTAAGGAATTGACTCAACGCTTTACCCAACTGTAAATGTTCATTAAGGAAACTCCTTGGATACTGGCTTAATTAGATATAACATGcaataaatattcatattagGGTTCGTTCTCTTTACCTAGAAACACTTGAATTAAAGAATACAAAATTGAACTAAACCTGTATTCCATTTGAGATTCTTGGGTTCTCTCATATGATTTTACGCCTTTTAGACTGTTTCAGTTTTCAtcttattgttttaaaaaaaaaaattgtaattttcaaGAACTGGATATTGAAATCATGCAACTTTGTACTTACAGAAATGCTTAGTTTGGGCATTGAACGTTTCTTTTTACCAAAgctgtttttttctttctctttactATGCAAGCCTGGCTTCTTTCTCTTTGTAGTGAAAATCTGGTAGTAGTTAGTCGATATGGCTCTGCAAGAAAAACTGGAGAGATTCAAGAAGCAGCAAGAGATGTGCCAATCTACACTGATCAGCATAGCTTCCAAGGCAGGGTCATCTAGGGGATCAGCAATTCAAAAGGCTGCACCTACAATACAGTCAGCCAGTTCAAAGCCTCCTGCTCCGGCTGtgaaattttcaaatgataccgaAAGACTTCAACACATTCACAACATAAGAAAAGCTCCTGTTGGAGCTCAGATCAAGCGTGTTATAAAATTGTTGTTCGAGGTTTCTATCTTATTTTGCATCTGCAATCAATTTTACCTTTTTCATCTTcctgtattttatttttctattgcatattcttttgtttttggttatttattgattttcccACTCTTAACTTCTTAAATACTTTACTGGTATGCTTTCTAATTTTCTGTTCTAGTAAATTCTTATGCTAGGGTTTTTTTCCAATGTGTTGGAAGTTTTGTTTTTGATCATCGTGATTTTCTTAACTTGTATATGTTTCGTGAATAGGAAGTCGACATTCTTATGAATGTTTCTTTCTATTTAGAATCTCATTCTACTTAAAACTGATTGTTGTCTCCCAACTCATTATATGCatgcttatttttttttattagttgcAAATTTGATGACATCATGGGTATTGAGTCTCTTTATTCGGTGAACTTTCTCATTTTACAGACAAGGCGAGAATATACACCTGAGCAGATAAATGAGGCATGCTTTGTGGATGTGAAGGCTAACAAGGCTGTCTTTGAAAGTTTGAGAAATAACCTAAAAGTGAAATATGATGGGAATTTCTTCTCTTATAAggtaaaaacaatttattttgcaCAAATCAGTAATAATAGGAGGGTCTGGTGTGTTGAGTAAGATTTTTGACTTATTTTCCAATTTATCTTGTGCAGTCCAAGCATGCTGTTAGAGACAAAGATCAATTGCTTTTCCTAATACGTAAATGTCTAGAGGGAATTGCTGTGATTGATCTTAAGGATGCATACCCCAATGTTATGGAGGACCTACAGGTTTAACTTTCCTCATTTTGGTTAGATATCATAGAGGAAACACTAGAAAGCATCAAGTAATTCTTCACTTGTTTGATTCCTAGATTTATTGCATAGGGGTGAGCAAAATAACcaaggccttgttcggtttgGGTAATTTTTTAGTGTCAAATAACTTACCATCCAATCATACATCCACTCATAACCCATTAGGGTAGCTCAAGTGGCAAGAGGTCGTGACATTAGGTCACGGGCTCGATTCTCAAACGCCTTATGTTGAAGTTGGAGGTCATGACTGTGATGAGTCGTGTGacctttctaaattaaaaacaaagtaaaatCATACATCCACTCATCAATCACATAGTTCAAATCGTCAATtgaaatactaaaatatttgaGGAAATAATCTCTCATAAGTGAAACAGTTTAGTGAATGGAAGGTCACTGGTAGCAAATCAATTATTTGAACAATTGATTTACTAATTgtatcaatcaaattaaaacaGATTTCATCATTGCATTTTATCATttccttttaattatttttttctgtaTTTAATATTAGACTACCATGTACAAATCATTCAATACATTTATCACAGACAATTCTAAAGGTCTGTTCTAAATTTCTATGTCAATAATACATACATACCTTCAATAAAAACTCATTAGCTCAGGGCTATagtgtaaaaatataatattccgaccattttcaaaagataccaataaataatatcttcaatattctctattttcaaatgtctcttcattatataaatatatatacttttcattaattatcCCACTTTTCAATAACTTATTCCCAACATGGTTGTTAGGAAATAAACTACTTATTATCCAAATAACCTAAGACTGCAAGGCCCAAAACAACATGGACCCAAACTGCCAAAAATCCAAAATGAAAAGATGTACAGTTTGGGGATAAAAAAATGACAGTTTCACAGTTCATAgataaatgaattcaaaattaataataatattttcatctaCATTTATATTGATTACACAGAAAAATCTGACATTATCCCTTCTAATTAATTGAGTCCTAActattatttttccttttttacttGTATAAGTagtatatttgattattacacAGACACTAAGAACataatccaaatttaattttcagGCCCTGAAAGCTTCTGGAAAGATATGGCTGCTATCGAACTTTGATTCACAGGAGGACATAGCCTATCCAAATGATCCCCGATTAACCATAAAGGTTGACGATGACTTAAAAGAACTATTCAGAGGAATTGAACTTCCTCATGACATGATTGACATTGAGAAGGATCTTCAAAAGAATGGGATGAAGCCTGCTACAAACACCACAAAGAGGAGGGCTATGGCTCAAGTCAATGGAATGTCGTCTAAGCCAAAAACAAAGAAGAAGCACGAAATTAGTAAGAGGACTAAAATTACTAATGTTCATCTTCCTGAGCTATTCAAACACTTCAATGTCCCGGGCTCTTGATGACTGTGGCAAGGTTATTTAGATGGATTTGACATATGGTtaggtaataataataagggCTAATAGGGATAATAGACATAATGCTCCATATAcatttaactaagttttaaatatCTCTATATATCATCTTGTTTTAAAAGATCTTTATACATttagtttgtttgtttatacatttagtttgtttgaaattgtttcttgtacattatttttgtttgaatttacataataaatatctaaaattatttaaaatgttcataaatttaataatgtgTTTAAAATAGGTACAAAGTTCTCCTATGAGTggtatatacatttttatttttttaaatcctactgttttttttttaagatatatattttttttagtttggtaTTGTATGTTAAACAAGATttaacatcaaaattgcaaCCATCCCTTTAGTGTGGATGAATTGGAGGTGAAAACGATGAAATTTTAGACgattaatgatttgaaattaattatcaaGAGTGTTCAAATTTTAACTACTGTATTacttaaaaatttcaaactatttcaaagaaaataaatgtaataagaggtaatttcaaaaaaaaaatgtaaaaaaaaaacaatttcaaataaaaataaatatataaagatcaatttaaaataaaattatgtgtaaaaaaatatttaaaatttaattgaatgtATAAGAAACATTATATCCATtagacataataataataataataataataataataataataatattttgttccTGTGACTTAATTGAGGggaaatgaagaaaattaaGTTTGATGATCTTTGGTTATGGAATGAAATAAGTGAACATCAAATTAATCTAGAAGAATTTCTATGTAGAATAGAGAAGTTGTAGCTTTATCCATGCACTTGGATTAGTGCTTAGTGAAATTtgtgtaataaaaaataaatgcaaATTTCGGCTTCTTCTTCAGTTAGCTTGGCTCCAATAAAACatgtaactttttaaatttcttttaaatgttgATTTCAAACATTGTTCTCGAAATAATTATATGAAACATGTAACTttctaaatttcttttaaatgttgGTTCAAACGTTCtcgaataattatttgtttattaagatTCTATTATAGtctttcttaatatatttgtttatttgcataatttctttttataattttttttacatgtattattagtttattaccATATAATTGTTAAATTGGGATATAGTTTACAAAAATACTTTGAGATAAATCActacaaattattcaaattttgttcTAATAGAGTTATATTGTGGGGCTGAACGAACAACCAACTAAAGATACTTTTATCCAAATTtcattataatagttatattgTCGGACTGAACAAACAACCAACCAAATAATTAGTGTTGTCAACTTGTCCATGTCGCTCTCTCTATAAGAAcatcatattttgaaaatgagacatacaaataaaatcaagatattcatttaaattttaggaAGCTAGTAAGGTCGCTCTAGAGTTATAACTCAATTTCAACTTAGAGAGTTCTTAGTTGAAATCGAAacttaaaacttaaattattcaTGTTGTTTCTTGAAGAGCCTAGATTAGGATAAATGACAACCACCTGCTGAAAATCACCAAACTATGCTTGCAAAGACAAT is drawn from Impatiens glandulifera chromosome 3, dImpGla2.1, whole genome shotgun sequence and contains these coding sequences:
- the LOC124932847 gene encoding uncharacterized protein LOC124932847 gives rise to the protein MALQEKLERFKKQQEMCQSTLISIASKAGSSRGSAIQKAAPTIQSASSKPPAPAVKFSNDTERLQHIHNIRKAPVGAQIKRVIKLLFETRREYTPEQINEACFVDVKANKAVFESLRNNLKVKYDGNFFSYKSKHAVRDKDQLLFLIRKCLEGIAVIDLKDAYPNVMEDLQALKASGKIWLLSNFDSQEDIAYPNDPRLTIKVDDDLKELFRGIELPHDMIDIEKDLQKNGMKPATNTTKRRAMAQVNGMSSKPKTKKKHEISKRTKITNVHLPELFKHFNVPGS